A genome region from Leifsonia sp. Root112D2 includes the following:
- a CDS encoding ribose-phosphate diphosphokinase, whose product MSGIKANGQKRLVLISGRAHPALAEQIADELGSELVPTDSRTFANGEIYARFDESVRGSDAFVIQSHTQPINEWLMEQLIMVDALKRASAKRITVVAPFYPYARQDKKGRGREPISARLVADLFKVAGADRIMSVDLHAAQIQGFFDGPVDHLFAMPVLLEHFRNQLDASTLTVVSPDMGRVRVADMWSDKLGAPLAIIHKRRDPLVPNKVTVHEIVGDVKGRVCLVVDDLIDTGRTIVHAAEALKAAGAVGVVIAATHAVFSDPAVELLSSDAVDSVVVTDTLPLPPEKIFDKLTVLPIAPLLARAIKAVFEDDSVTSMFDGAA is encoded by the coding sequence ATGTCCGGCATCAAGGCGAACGGTCAGAAACGTCTGGTCTTGATCTCCGGCAGGGCGCATCCCGCTCTCGCCGAGCAGATCGCCGATGAACTGGGTAGCGAGCTCGTGCCCACCGACTCACGCACCTTCGCCAACGGTGAGATCTACGCGCGCTTCGACGAGAGCGTGCGTGGTTCGGATGCCTTCGTCATCCAGTCGCACACGCAGCCCATCAATGAGTGGCTCATGGAGCAGCTCATCATGGTGGATGCGCTCAAGCGCGCCTCGGCGAAGCGCATCACCGTCGTCGCCCCGTTCTATCCGTATGCCCGGCAAGACAAGAAGGGTCGTGGCCGCGAGCCGATCTCGGCCCGTCTCGTCGCCGACCTGTTCAAGGTCGCGGGTGCCGACCGCATCATGTCTGTCGACCTGCACGCCGCGCAGATTCAGGGCTTCTTCGATGGCCCCGTTGATCACCTCTTCGCGATGCCCGTGCTGCTGGAGCACTTCCGCAACCAGCTGGATGCCTCCACCCTCACCGTCGTCTCTCCCGACATGGGCCGCGTACGCGTTGCCGATATGTGGAGCGACAAGCTCGGGGCGCCGCTGGCCATCATCCACAAGCGCCGCGACCCGCTCGTGCCCAACAAGGTGACGGTGCACGAGATCGTCGGCGATGTGAAGGGTCGGGTCTGCCTGGTGGTCGACGACCTCATCGACACGGGTCGCACCATCGTGCACGCGGCGGAGGCGCTCAAGGCGGCCGGCGCCGTCGGCGTCGTCATCGCCGCAACGCACGCCGTCTTCAGCGACCCGGCCGTCGAGCTGCTGAGTTCGGATGCCGTCGATTCCGTGGTCGTGACAGACACCCTTCCTCTGCCCCCCGAGAAGATCTTCGACAAGCTCACCGTGCTGCCCATCGCGCCCCTGCTCGCTCGCGCGATCAAGGCCGTCTTCGAAGACGACTCGGTCACGAGCATGTTCGACGGCGCCGCCTAA
- a CDS encoding HAD-IIB family hydrolase — translation MDASPNRPPQLVAFDLDDTLAASKSPISAQMAALLSRLLARVEVCVISGGQFGQFRAQVIDKLDESSPEDLQRLHLMPACGTQYYRFAGGAWRCVYSEDLSESEKQSALAALERCARDLGYWESETWGPILEDRSSQITFSALGQSAPVERKMQWDPTGAKKLLLRERVAAELPDLEVRAGGSTSLDITRRGIDKAYGMRRLAELTQLGLSEMLFVGDRLDPGGNDYPVKQLGVPCIAVERWHDTVPLIEGLLGRL, via the coding sequence ATGGACGCTTCGCCGAATAGGCCCCCGCAGTTGGTGGCCTTCGATCTGGATGACACGCTCGCCGCGTCGAAGTCCCCGATCAGCGCGCAGATGGCGGCACTGTTGTCGCGTCTGCTGGCGCGCGTCGAGGTCTGTGTGATCTCCGGGGGCCAGTTCGGGCAGTTTCGGGCGCAGGTCATCGACAAGCTCGATGAGAGTTCACCCGAAGACCTGCAACGCCTGCACCTGATGCCCGCCTGTGGCACCCAGTACTATCGCTTCGCCGGTGGTGCGTGGCGGTGCGTGTATTCCGAAGATCTCAGCGAGAGCGAGAAGCAGAGCGCTCTCGCGGCGCTCGAGCGGTGCGCGCGCGACCTCGGCTACTGGGAGAGCGAGACGTGGGGCCCCATTCTCGAGGACCGCTCCTCGCAGATCACGTTCTCCGCACTGGGACAGTCGGCGCCGGTGGAACGCAAGATGCAGTGGGATCCGACGGGTGCGAAGAAGCTTCTGCTTCGGGAGAGAGTCGCGGCGGAACTGCCCGATCTCGAGGTGCGCGCCGGAGGCTCGACCTCCCTGGACATCACGCGGCGCGGCATCGACAAGGCGTACGGGATGCGCCGGCTGGCCGAGCTGACGCAGCTCGGCCTCTCAGAGATGCTCTTTGTCGGCGATCGGCTTGATCCCGGCGGCAACGACTACCCGGTGAAGCAACTCGGGGTTCCCTGCATTGCCGTGGAACGCTGGCACGACACGGTGCCGCTCATCGAGGGGCTCCTGGGCCGGCTGTGA
- a CDS encoding sugar phosphate isomerase/epimerase family protein, with product MATIGVQAMMLKDNFAEVGPFETLQQVSEIGYHAVEISQIPMTPENVAELDRARTELGMDIASLSASLTTPAGMPGESLTTDFDKIVADAKVLDASMIRMGMLPFDAMASLDKVLDFCDRSNEMAGRLAEQGIGLYYHNHHIEFAKYDGKYLLDIIAERAPLMGLEVDVHWVQRGGLDPVATLRKYGERVAMVHLKDYRIGQIPPEAFGLLASGDFKGFMGAFTGVVQFAEVGEGNLDFASIIPVSQEIGAKYLLVEQDDQYGRTPLECLQTSYDNLVALGFADLF from the coding sequence ATGGCCACGATCGGCGTTCAGGCGATGATGCTCAAAGACAACTTCGCAGAGGTCGGCCCGTTCGAGACACTGCAGCAGGTGAGCGAGATCGGATACCACGCTGTCGAGATCTCGCAGATACCGATGACGCCCGAAAACGTGGCGGAGCTCGACCGGGCACGCACCGAGCTCGGCATGGACATCGCCTCGCTCTCGGCGTCTCTCACCACTCCGGCGGGCATGCCGGGGGAGTCGCTCACGACGGACTTCGACAAAATCGTCGCCGACGCGAAGGTGCTCGACGCATCCATGATCAGAATGGGCATGTTGCCCTTCGACGCGATGGCGAGCCTCGACAAGGTGCTCGACTTCTGCGATCGCAGCAACGAGATGGCCGGCCGGCTTGCCGAGCAGGGTATCGGCTTGTACTACCACAATCACCACATCGAGTTCGCAAAGTACGACGGTAAGTACCTGCTCGACATCATCGCCGAGCGCGCGCCGCTGATGGGGCTCGAGGTCGACGTGCACTGGGTGCAGCGCGGCGGGCTCGACCCCGTGGCCACGCTGCGCAAATATGGCGAGCGCGTGGCCATGGTGCACCTCAAGGACTACCGCATCGGACAGATCCCGCCCGAGGCCTTCGGCCTGCTTGCCAGCGGCGATTTCAAGGGCTTCATGGGCGCGTTCACGGGAGTCGTGCAGTTCGCCGAGGTGGGCGAGGGCAACCTCGACTTCGCGTCGATCATTCCGGTCAGCCAGGAGATCGGGGCGAAGTACCTGCTCGTCGAGCAGGACGACCAGTACGGTCGCACCCCGCTCGAGTGCCTGCAGACCTCGTACGACAACCTGGTCGCGCTCGGCTTCGCCGACCTCTTCTAG
- the glmU gene encoding bifunctional UDP-N-acetylglucosamine diphosphorylase/glucosamine-1-phosphate N-acetyltransferase GlmU, with product MTDNSLAIVILAAGQGTRMKSATPKLLHELAGVPIISHVLATARELDAAQVITVVRHERDRLVEVISAELPASVVVDQDEIPGTGRAVELAVAALPAGFDGDVLVVNGDVPLLNAATLSNLIDAHRAGAAAATILSTFPADATGYGRIIRTEDGSLDRIVEHKDATDAERAVSEINAGVYLFGLSALRDQLAHLTTDNAQGEKYLTDIIGLLRAAGSEVAALSVAQSWLVEGINDRAQLSEAAARLNALIVRGWQLNGVTVQDPATTWIDLKATLAEDVTVLPGTQILGATAIARGASVGPDTTLVHCEVGEGATVKRTDATLAVIGAGASVGPFAFLRPGTELGVDGKIGTFVETKNAKIGEGSKVPHLSYVGDATVGVGSNVGAGTIFANYDGVNKHSSVIGSHVRSGSHNVFVAPIRIGDGAYTGAGTVVRKDVPAGSLAINVAPQRNIEGWVATNRPGTDAAKAAAESGE from the coding sequence ATGACCGACAACTCACTTGCCATCGTCATTCTCGCCGCAGGCCAGGGAACGCGCATGAAGTCGGCGACACCCAAGCTGCTGCACGAGCTCGCGGGCGTTCCCATCATCAGCCACGTGCTGGCAACGGCTCGAGAGCTGGATGCCGCGCAGGTCATCACCGTGGTGCGTCACGAACGCGATCGTCTGGTCGAGGTGATCTCCGCGGAGCTTCCCGCGAGCGTCGTGGTCGATCAGGATGAGATTCCCGGCACCGGTCGCGCGGTCGAACTGGCTGTTGCGGCGCTTCCGGCCGGTTTCGACGGGGATGTTCTCGTGGTCAACGGCGACGTTCCGCTGCTGAATGCTGCCACGCTGTCGAACCTCATCGATGCGCACCGTGCGGGCGCGGCTGCGGCCACAATCCTTTCGACGTTCCCCGCCGATGCGACGGGCTACGGCCGCATCATCCGCACCGAGGATGGCTCGCTCGACCGCATCGTCGAACACAAGGACGCCACGGATGCCGAGCGTGCGGTCTCGGAAATCAACGCCGGTGTGTACCTCTTCGGCCTCTCCGCACTGCGCGATCAGCTGGCTCACCTTACGACGGATAACGCCCAGGGCGAGAAATACCTGACGGACATCATCGGCCTGCTTCGCGCGGCCGGCAGCGAGGTTGCCGCCCTCTCCGTCGCCCAGTCCTGGCTCGTCGAGGGCATCAACGATCGCGCGCAGCTCAGCGAGGCCGCGGCCCGGCTCAACGCCCTGATCGTGCGGGGCTGGCAGCTGAACGGCGTGACCGTGCAAGACCCCGCCACCACTTGGATCGACCTCAAGGCCACCCTCGCCGAAGACGTCACCGTGCTGCCGGGAACGCAGATTCTGGGCGCGACCGCCATCGCCCGAGGAGCGAGTGTCGGCCCCGACACCACCCTCGTGCACTGCGAGGTGGGGGAGGGGGCGACCGTGAAGCGCACAGACGCGACGCTCGCCGTGATCGGCGCCGGCGCATCCGTCGGTCCTTTCGCCTTTCTGCGACCGGGAACGGAACTCGGCGTGGACGGCAAGATCGGCACCTTCGTCGAGACGAAGAACGCGAAGATCGGCGAGGGCAGCAAGGTGCCGCACCTGAGTTACGTGGGAGATGCCACGGTGGGCGTCGGCTCGAATGTGGGCGCTGGCACCATCTTCGCCAACTACGACGGAGTGAACAAGCACAGCTCGGTGATCGGCTCGCATGTTCGAAGCGGGTCGCACAACGTGTTTGTCGCCCCCATTAGAATTGGTGACGGAGCTTACACAGGAGCGGGGACGGTCGTGCGCAAAGATGTGCCGGCAGGTTCGCTTGCGATCAATGTGGCACCACAACGCAACATCGAGGGCTGGGTGGCCACAAACCGTCCCGGCACTGACGCGGCGAAGGCCGCGGCGGAGAGCGGAGAGTAG
- a CDS encoding formylglycine-generating enzyme family protein produces MHDEHAGHTGHHDHADEHDCCAPSRPETSVSESTAVPSVLGATHATATPRDEVVLPGGTFSMGDPFDEGYASDGEVPVHAVELAPFSIDATCVTVEQFAAFVDATAYVTEAERFGNSAVFHLAVRAEPSEVIGTFGGTPWWLAVQGADWRHPFGSLSSVDEASDHPVVHVSHNDALAYCAWAGRALPTEAQWEFAARGGHVGRRFPWGDELEQGRTHHANVWQGDFPRVNTAEDGWLATAPVRSFAPNDYGLYETSGNVWEWCSDWFAVDYYSTSPRQAPRGPETGSNRVTRGGSYLCHHSYCSRYRLSARSSNTPDSSSGNTGFRTVSPEAH; encoded by the coding sequence ATGCATGATGAGCACGCGGGCCACACCGGCCACCACGACCACGCTGACGAGCACGATTGCTGTGCCCCGTCACGCCCCGAAACATCGGTATCGGAATCCACCGCGGTGCCATCCGTTCTCGGTGCGACGCACGCAACAGCGACTCCACGCGACGAGGTCGTGCTGCCCGGCGGCACCTTCTCGATGGGCGACCCCTTCGACGAGGGCTATGCCTCCGACGGAGAGGTTCCGGTGCACGCCGTCGAGCTCGCACCCTTCTCGATCGACGCCACCTGTGTGACGGTCGAGCAGTTCGCGGCGTTCGTGGATGCCACCGCCTACGTCACCGAGGCGGAGCGCTTCGGCAACTCCGCCGTGTTCCATCTGGCCGTGCGGGCCGAGCCCAGCGAGGTGATAGGAACCTTCGGCGGCACCCCGTGGTGGCTTGCGGTGCAGGGTGCCGACTGGCGGCATCCGTTCGGTTCGCTCTCGAGCGTCGACGAGGCATCCGATCACCCCGTCGTGCACGTCAGCCACAATGACGCCCTGGCGTATTGCGCCTGGGCCGGGCGTGCGCTGCCGACCGAGGCCCAGTGGGAGTTCGCCGCGCGGGGCGGGCACGTCGGCCGGCGTTTTCCGTGGGGAGACGAACTCGAACAGGGCCGTACCCACCACGCCAACGTCTGGCAGGGGGACTTTCCCCGCGTCAACACCGCGGAGGACGGATGGCTCGCCACGGCCCCCGTGCGCAGCTTCGCGCCCAACGATTACGGGCTCTACGAGACCAGCGGCAACGTGTGGGAGTGGTGCAGCGACTGGTTCGCTGTTGACTATTACTCCACGTCCCCGCGACAGGCGCCCAGGGGACCCGAAACGGGCAGCAACCGGGTGACCCGCGGCGGCTCCTACCTCTGCCATCATTCGTACTGCAGCCGGTACCGTCTCTCGGCCCGCAGTTCGAACACCCCGGATTCATCCAGCGGAAACACGGGATTCCGCACCGTCAGCCCGGAGGCCCATTGA
- a CDS encoding YidH family protein yields the protein MREPKWRQNGDDPDYRFSLANERTFLAWVRTALALLAGGVLLEQFSTHIGPHVLVVVLAIVLAVLSAALSVIAYLRWRANEIAMRHSHKLPHTVAIPLLAGIGLGVAAVIAVLLVLP from the coding sequence ATGCGCGAACCGAAGTGGCGACAGAACGGCGACGACCCCGATTACCGGTTCTCGCTGGCCAACGAGCGCACCTTTTTGGCCTGGGTGCGCACGGCCCTTGCGCTGCTGGCCGGCGGGGTGCTGCTGGAACAGTTCTCGACGCACATCGGTCCACACGTGCTCGTAGTGGTGCTGGCGATCGTGCTCGCCGTGCTCTCCGCTGCGCTGAGTGTCATCGCCTATCTGCGCTGGCGCGCCAACGAGATAGCGATGCGGCACAGCCACAAGCTGCCGCACACCGTCGCCATCCCGCTTCTGGCCGGCATCGGACTCGGCGTCGCAGCGGTGATAGCCGTGCTGCTGGTTCTGCCGTGA
- the gndA gene encoding NADP-dependent phosphogluconate dehydrogenase, with protein MSEHSANIGVVGLAVMGSNLARNLASREGNTVAVYNRTYARTEELITEHPEAGFIASETIDDFVASLAKPRTAIIMVQAGKGTDAVIDQLAERFEPGDIIVDGGNALFTDTIRREKAISASGIHFVGAGISGGEEGALKGPSIMPGGSVESYKTLGPILASIAAVAEGEPCVTHVGTDGAGHFVKMVHNGIEYADMQLIAEAYDLLRGVGGLEPKQIADVFTEWNKGYLESYLIEITAEVLAQVDAETGKPFVDIVLDEAGSKGTGVWTVQNALDLGVPVGGIAEAVFARAVSSKPAQRAAVQQVVTSRPDAQTVDSNFADDVSKALYASKVVAYAQGFDAIIAGAEKYGWNINKGNIAKIWRGGCIIRAQFLNRIVDAYAENANIATLLEAPYFANAVAEGEAAWRRVVATAALSGVPVPGFSSALSYYDSLAQKRLPAALVQGQRDFFGAHTYKRVDKEGVFHTLWSGDRSEIATESSTH; from the coding sequence GTGTCAGAACACTCTGCAAACATCGGTGTCGTCGGCCTGGCGGTGATGGGATCCAATCTCGCCCGCAACCTCGCCAGCCGCGAAGGCAACACGGTGGCGGTGTACAACCGCACCTACGCTCGCACCGAGGAGCTGATCACGGAGCACCCGGAGGCCGGCTTCATCGCATCCGAGACCATCGATGACTTTGTGGCGTCGCTGGCCAAGCCGCGCACGGCCATCATCATGGTGCAGGCCGGCAAGGGCACGGATGCCGTGATCGATCAGCTCGCCGAGCGCTTCGAGCCGGGCGACATCATCGTCGACGGTGGAAACGCACTGTTCACCGACACGATCCGCCGCGAGAAGGCGATCAGCGCCAGCGGCATCCACTTCGTCGGTGCAGGCATCTCGGGCGGCGAAGAGGGCGCGCTCAAGGGCCCGAGCATCATGCCCGGCGGATCCGTCGAGTCCTACAAGACGCTCGGCCCGATCCTGGCCTCGATCGCCGCCGTCGCGGAGGGCGAGCCGTGCGTCACGCACGTGGGCACGGATGGCGCCGGCCACTTCGTGAAGATGGTGCACAACGGCATCGAATACGCCGACATGCAGCTGATCGCCGAGGCCTATGACCTGTTGCGCGGCGTCGGCGGGCTCGAGCCGAAGCAGATCGCTGATGTCTTCACCGAGTGGAACAAGGGCTACCTCGAGTCGTATCTCATCGAGATCACCGCCGAGGTTCTGGCCCAGGTGGACGCCGAAACGGGCAAGCCGTTCGTCGACATCGTGCTCGACGAGGCCGGCTCCAAGGGAACCGGTGTGTGGACCGTGCAGAACGCGCTCGACCTCGGTGTGCCCGTCGGCGGCATCGCCGAGGCGGTCTTCGCCCGCGCCGTCTCCTCCAAGCCCGCCCAGCGTGCCGCCGTGCAGCAGGTGGTCACGAGCCGGCCCGACGCGCAAACCGTGGACTCGAACTTCGCCGACGACGTCTCCAAGGCGCTGTACGCATCCAAGGTCGTCGCATACGCGCAGGGCTTCGACGCCATCATCGCCGGCGCCGAGAAGTACGGCTGGAACATCAACAAGGGCAACATCGCCAAGATCTGGCGCGGCGGCTGCATCATCCGCGCCCAGTTCCTGAACCGCATCGTGGATGCCTACGCCGAGAACGCGAACATCGCCACCCTGCTCGAGGCACCCTATTTTGCAAACGCCGTGGCCGAGGGCGAGGCGGCCTGGCGCCGCGTCGTGGCCACCGCGGCGCTCTCGGGTGTTCCGGTTCCCGGTTTCAGCTCGGCGCTCAGCTACTACGACTCGCTCGCGCAGAAGCGCCTGCCCGCGGCCCTCGTGCAGGGCCAGCGGGACTTCTTCGGTGCGCACACCTACAAGCGCGTCGACAAGGAGGGCGTCTTCCACACCCTCTGGTCGGGCGACCGCTCGGAGATCGCGACCGAGAGCTCGACGCACTGA
- a CDS encoding DUF202 domain-containing protein, which produces MSEATPGVASAGRDPGLQGERTALSWNRTGLALGVNALLALRTGWVDGHIELTVIGVLLLLTAAAAVVYGNRRGRALSGHDGHHVPPAAPSGAVALVALATLLACAAGVTSVLVIR; this is translated from the coding sequence GTGAGCGAGGCCACGCCGGGCGTGGCATCCGCCGGTCGCGACCCCGGTCTGCAGGGCGAGCGCACGGCGCTGTCGTGGAATCGCACCGGGCTCGCGCTCGGAGTGAATGCACTGCTCGCGCTGCGCACGGGCTGGGTCGACGGGCATATCGAGCTCACCGTGATAGGGGTGCTGCTGTTGCTCACCGCCGCGGCCGCCGTGGTCTACGGCAACCGACGCGGCCGCGCGCTCTCCGGGCATGACGGCCATCATGTGCCGCCAGCGGCCCCGAGTGGGGCGGTGGCGCTCGTCGCGCTGGCTACGCTGCTCGCGTGCGCTGCGGGCGTGACATCCGTGCTCGTCATCCGGTAG